In Hymenobacter volaticus, the genomic window TGCGAGCGGCGGCCATGAATACTGGTAACAAAGCCAGTGCCGCAGGAATCGTGCTCGAACTCGGGGCGGTAAAGGCCCATAGATTGGCCAGGAGCGGAAGTTTCCATAACGGTGTAGAGGATGTGAAGCAGCGGGAACTATGGCTGGCAGAAGGTCGATGAACTAAAGATCATCGAACTCAATCTGCAGAACTCATGGCGCACACTGCCCTGACTGAATCTACAATAACAACAAGAAAGCTCCGACCCAAAAAAAGGCCGGAGCTTCTGATGTTATTTCTAAAACTGTTATTGACGCTCCAAAAACGCAGAAAATGCGACGTATCAATGCATTTTCTGTAATCCGGCGGCCTCTATGATATTATTTCTAAAATCTATCCTAGAGCTTTTCTACTACGATACTGCTTGCGCCACCGCCGCCATTGCATATTCCAGCAACGCCAATCTTGCCACCTTCATTGTGCAGTACGTTCACTAATGTGGTTATGATGCGGGCCCCAGAAGCTCCCAGCGGGTGCCCCAGCGAAACGGCGCCGCCATACACGTTCACTTTGGTGCCTTCCAAGCTCAACAACTTATTGTTGGCTAACGATACCACCGAAAATGCCTCATTGATTTCATAGAAATCAACGTCTTTGGCTTCAAGACCCGCGTGTTTCAGCGCTTTCGGAATAGCCAGGGCAGGCGAAGTCGTAAACCATTCAGGAGCCTGTTCGGCATCGGCGAAGCCTCTGATGCGGGCTAGCGGCGTGACGCCTAATTCCTCGGCTTTCTCCCGACTCATGAGCAGTACGGCGGCGGCGCCATCGTTGAGGGTAGAAGCGTTGGCGGCTGTCACGGTGCCACCTTCTTTTAGAAAGGCGGGTTTCAAACCGGGAACTTTAGCGAAGTCCACTTTCAGATACTCCTCGTCGTCTTCAATAACCGTGATTTTGCCACGGCTCTCGACGCTTACCGGTACTATCTCATTTTTCTTCTTGCCGTCTTTGGCCGCCTTCGCGCTGCGGGTATAGGATTCGATGGCGAATTCATCTTGCTGCTCACGCGTGAACCCCATCTCTTTGGCGGTGTTTTCGGCCGCGTTGCCCATGGCATAGTTGTGGTAGGGGTCCCACAGACCGTCGCGCACAAGGCCATCAATCATCTGGCCGTGGCCGTATTTTGCCCCGAAACGAGCTTTATCGAGGTAATAGGGCACGTTGCTCATGCTTTCCATGCCGCCCGCCAGCACCACTTCCGACTGGCCTAGCATGATGGCTTGCGCCCCGAACATAATGGCCTTCGTGCCCGAAGCACACACTTTATTTACGGTAGTACACTCCACAGTGTCGGGCAAACCAGCCTTGCGGGCAGCCTGCCGGGCTGGCGCCTGGCCCAGGTTGGCGGAAATAACGTTGCCCATAATCACCTGGTCTACCTCGCTCGGGTCGACGCCCGCTTTTTCCAGCGCGCCTTTCAAGGCAATTGCGCCAAGTTCAGTCGCCGACAATGAGGCAAGGCTGCCACCAAACGAGCCAATCGGCGTACGAACCGCGGCTACTATGACTACTTCTTTGATTTGCATAAAAAGGGGGTGGGAATTGATTGAAACGAGGAGTAAAGGTAAGCGCTTCACTTGGTGAAATAGTGCGTTTGTCGTTCTAGTAGCGCAGCTACTATTATATGGACGCATAGAACGGCAAGCGCACTATTTCCATCTTACTTAATGGTTGCATCACCACGTTGGTTTGCCTGATTCGGGCTTGCGTGTGCTTTTGCGTGGCAGTTGCTGCAAATACTGCTGCTCCGCTGCTTCTAAGGCTTGCAATAGCTGGCGTGCCTGGCCGCTGCTGATGTTCATTTGCTGTAACCGGGCCCGTTGGGTCTGCAGCTGCGCTTCGTCTAGTGTTGCTGTTTCCGTGCCAGCGCGGTTGCTGACACCGGAATTAGCTTCCGGACCGGTTTCACTGTCGCTTAACCCAAGGGTAGAACCAGGTTTAGAGCCCTGTGCTACATTACGCTCCGCTCCCTCGCCTGGTTTAAAGCTGCCATTGGCCGAAGTGCCCGGTGCTCCCGACGGACGGTTTAGGTCCAACTGTCCGCCTTGGTTGGGGCGTGATTGAGGAGCGTTACGCGGCTCGTTGGGTTGATTAGGGTCGTTAAGTTCACCTTGTTGGTCTTGGCCGGGACGGGGTGGGGGCTGGTTGGCTGGGTCCTGTTGGGTGTCTCGCTTATTTTCGGTGGTGGGAGGAGCGCCAGCGGTGGCTGGAGGTGGAATACTGGGGTCGTCACGCCGGCGTTGTAAATAGTCACTGATCAACTCGTAGTTGTAGCGCGCTACTGCATTAGTTGGATTAGCCAACAGTGACTCTCGTAGCAAGCGCAAGGCCTGTGCATACTCGC contains:
- a CDS encoding acetyl-CoA C-acyltransferase, producing the protein MQIKEVVIVAAVRTPIGSFGGSLASLSATELGAIALKGALEKAGVDPSEVDQVIMGNVISANLGQAPARQAARKAGLPDTVECTTVNKVCASGTKAIMFGAQAIMLGQSEVVLAGGMESMSNVPYYLDKARFGAKYGHGQMIDGLVRDGLWDPYHNYAMGNAAENTAKEMGFTREQQDEFAIESYTRSAKAAKDGKKKNEIVPVSVESRGKITVIEDDEEYLKVDFAKVPGLKPAFLKEGGTVTAANASTLNDGAAAVLLMSREKAEELGVTPLARIRGFADAEQAPEWFTTSPALAIPKALKHAGLEAKDVDFYEINEAFSVVSLANNKLLSLEGTKVNVYGGAVSLGHPLGASGARIITTLVNVLHNEGGKIGVAGICNGGGGASSIVVEKL